From Melospiza melodia melodia isolate bMelMel2 chromosome 19, bMelMel2.pri, whole genome shotgun sequence, one genomic window encodes:
- the MC3R gene encoding melanocortin receptor 3, with the protein MHSSSLEGPAFHFVFFFLFLTCAASGAQPGVSPAAVLAMNTTRSAFSLQPLLLNASEDLNDSVPTNRSGDGFCEQVFIKAEVFLTLGIISLLENILVILAVLKNGNLHSPMYFFLCSLAVADMLVSMSNALETVMIAILSSGYLIIDDHFIQHMDNVFDSMICISLVASICNLLVIAIDRYITIFYALRYHSIMTVKKALTLIVLIWVACIICGIIFIAYSESKTVIVCLITMFFTMLLLMASLYVHMFLFARLHVKRIAALPVEGVPAQRTCMKGAVTITILLGVFIVCWAPFFLHLILIISCPMNPYCICYTAHFNTYLVLIMCNSVIDPLIYAFRSLEMRKTFKEIVCCCYGMSVGQCML; encoded by the coding sequence ATGCACAGCAGCAGCTTGGAAGGACCTGCtttccattttgtatttttttttctctttttaacctGTGCTGCCTCAGGCGCCCAGCCAGGGGTGagcccagctgctgtgctggccATGAACACCACACGCTCTGCATTCTCcttgcagcccctgctgctgaaCGCCAGCGAGGACCTCAACGACTCCGTCCCCACCAACCGCAGCGGCGACGGGTTCTGCGAGCAGGTCTTCATCAAAGCCGAGGTCTTCCTGACCCTGGGCATCATCAGCCTGCTGGAGAACATCCTGGTCATCCTGGCAGTGCTGAAGAACGGCAACCTGCACTCCCCCATGTATTTCTTCCTCTGCAGCCTGGCCGTGGCAGATATGCTGGTGAGCATGTCCAACGCCCTGGAGACCGTGATGATCGCCATCCTCAGCAGCGGCTACCTGATCATCGACGACCACTTCATCCAGCACATGGACAATGTCTTTGActccatgatttgtatttctctgGTAGCCTCCATTTGCAACCTCTTGGTCATAGCCATCGACAGGTACATCACTATTTTCTATGCCCTCCGTTACCACAGCATCATGACGGTGAAGAAAGCCCTGACCCTCATTGTGCTCATTTGGGTGGCGTGCATCATCTGTGGCATCATTTTCATTGCCTACTCGGAGAGCAAAACTGTCATTGTGTGTCTCATCACCATGTTCTTCACCATGCTGCTGCTGATGGCCTCGCTGTACGTGCACATGTTCCTGTTTGCCCGCCTGCACGTCAAGCGCATCGCGGCGCTGCCCGTCGAGGGCGTGCCCGCCCAGCGCACCTGCATGAAGGGCGCCGTCACCATCACCATCCTCCTGGGGGTCTTCATCGTCTGCTGGGCGCCCTTCTTCCTCCACCTCATCCTCATCATCTCCTGCCCCATGAACCCCTACTGCATCTGCTACACGGCGCACTTCAACACCTACCTGGTGCTGATCATGTGCAACTCCGTCATTGACCCGCTCATTTACGCCTTCAGGAGCCTGGAGATGAGGAAGACTTTCAAAGAAATCGTGTGTTGCTGCTATGGCATGAGTGTGGGACAGTGCATGCTGTAA